The Raphanus sativus cultivar WK10039 chromosome 2, ASM80110v3, whole genome shotgun sequence DNA segment aaattgattcaaaatagTTCATATGGCAAATATAGAATGTAGAACTTGAATtcatgactatatatatatgaataaaattataaaaacactaatttgtcaaaaaaaaaactatttgattCAAAATAAACATTTGACGGTAAGATTACTTGTTCAACTACAATATCATTATCAGATTTGAGgaaaattttaatcatttaatgATGCCAAATGTGACCCTTGAGTCCCTGACTCTTAAGATGGGGCTAAGGGACACTTCGATTgaattaaaacacacacatacacacatgaGCATGTACATGACATACTAGTATAAAGTACAGTCCATTATGTAAAATTACAGGTGTCAAGCAATAAAGCTACTTATACAAAATTCTATTTCCAACCATTGTGGTACAATAATCACTAGTGTGAAGACGATCATACACACAAATCCTTACTTTGATTGgcaataattttcctttttgtacCATTTTATGATCTATAtagaattttaatttgatttgggACTATATTTAAAGGCCAAATCAATTATAGATAGTAAAACCCTAATTATTCTTCCTACTATCGTCCTCTTTcgtttttatatgtatatactgTAAGTACGAAGCCTACTATCATTCATTTCGCGTAGTAATATAGGTAATATACTTTACATTACACATTCACACAAATTGACACAATCAatcttttataattatttttggttcaGAGATAAATATTCTGATCTAGTCCTAATTTTTTTCCGCTTTTTTCTAGTTCTTCCAatacatggagaattgcttcgaTCATTTAAAACCGTTtcatgtttataaaaataatatcaagCGCAGAGCAATATCTTTTGTTAGGGATGGATCTTGAACGAAAAACATGAAGCACGCAATAAGAGATAGACACCTAAACAATTAACAGAGAAACTTCCAACTCGCGCGCTACTTCTTTCCGAGCTCCGGAAGATCGAGAAAACCTCTTGAATGCCTCTCCCTCATACCATAGCAAACGTTTTCCAGAGAACAATCCAACGCAAATCAACATTTacaaaattcaaattttcatcCGAACACGTATTGCTGTGCACTTACTTtcggtaaaaaaaaattgttcacaAAGGCAATTAtcttgtttaatgtttttttactAATCATTGAGTAATGAGTGAAAAGTTGTTAACAATATATAAGCCTAGAAAGAAATTATGAATCTGTGGATAATAATCGTAATCGCTAATCCTCCGCATGCAAAGGAAATGGTTCACTAATCAAGCATCTTGAGCACATCACATACGGTAGCATAAATTCAAACAATACTGCATGCTACTTTACTATATTTAAGAATACAATTTCTTTTAAATCCCTGCTCCGTTGTTCCCTGATTCTCATAAAAACATTCTCAAATTTAAGATGAAATTGAGCATATTCCATGCTTCGAGTTCGAGCTCTCTGTGAGCAAACACGTACGAGTCGTTTTCTGCAAcgtgtttttttatatatagagaTGTAAGCAGGGAATATGCCATCAGAGATGTAGGgaatttttcctttctttcttcgAAGATTCATTGACTTGTTTCTCAAGAAAATTAACTTCTTGCAGATGAATCACCAAGTAATGTTGATGATTTTGAagacaataaaaaaatacacgACAATGATATGTACTTCTCACTTTCCCCACGATTAGcaataagtttaaaaataaagacGACGTTTCTTAAAATCTACACAAAAGATATGACCAATGAAAATTGTCAAGTGGCATGCCTCATACTAACAGTGACTCTTTTTTGTTCAACATACTATCAGTAACCTTATCGATTGACCATAGGGTTAAAAACCGAAAGTAGATATGACGAATTGTGGAATTCACCTTATAATCTATAGTACTAACAAATTTGACCTAAAACTCAGTGAATGAATTAAGCTCATTTGAGACCAAATTTGTGGGAATAATATGAAATGGAAATGATTTTATATCGACTTGGAAATGATTTCTAAATTCTTATATTTGcttactagtttttttttttttgaacttactAGTTATGAGATGGGTTTTAATCATCTCTAAGAATATACTGGGACAAGATACCaagttattattaaaaatatagaataatatAGCCTAAATACGAAAATAAAATCCGGAGATGGTGGTAGTGGGTTTGAAGGCATCTTGCTTATTTATATCCTTAAAGGGAGCAGAAGTTGTCAAAGTACGTCATAAGTGACGTTTTCTGCCATATTTAGTTctatttaaatcataataaaaacaaaactaaaaaaataatgtaattaaCTTATTGGTTAATTAAAATATGGACTGCGGAGTATAGACTTTTCATCTTTCTGATTTGGCACTTATTTTATATGGTTTGGCATTATTCACAACCAAATGGATGAAGGACTACAATATTCGTTTTTGTcggaaaaagataaaaattattgaTCATATAAAGATTTACTTATGTTATACGAAAGTCCATGCAATACAATACTAGATATTGTGTAAATGTTTCGGAAATAAAACTACCtacaaaaaattgtattttttttaattatcaggattttaaaatgttttaaaatgtataaaatttagTGTTTCATGGACTTCAACCTAACTTTCTGTTTATGATGGTTTAAAATGTACtccatctgttttttttaaagttccatgttctaggaaaaaaatttgttttaaaaatatacattttttactttttcaatgtattatttaatgaaaatctgttaacttcaagaaaattaattgtgtttattggatttttattggttaaagattatgaaaaattgttattcacagaaatcaatgtatttttaatgtgatttcttaatatatgtgaaaagtctagaatatgtatttaaaaaaaacagagggagtaaagTTTAAATACCACTGAACCAACAACAAacttaattataaaaataaaatgattttttaggATCTTAATAGTTTTTATCTTggtgaaaccaaaaaaattaatagtaaaataaattccGTTGATTTTAATTGGTAAATAATGGAGTGGGAGAAAAGTTTTAAAAGGTAAAAGAGTTGTATTAAAAATACGCAGCATCTGACGCGTGTACTAGTGGCGGGTAATTATTAACAAaccgagaaaaaaaaagaagaaaaatcagaGATCCAAGCACTTCCCACATGCTTATGTTGTTGGTCCCGCCTTAGGGGCACACAAGGTAATTTATCCTATGTACGAGGTCAATGTTTTTCCAACTCTAGCCGGTCTTGTTGGCTGGCCTCGGAGCAGACGGCGAATGTGACGGAATGTTAATGATAACGGCTGTTGAAGCTCTCTTGATCGACTTTCATTACCGTAACGGCACGGACCTTTACGTATCCGTACCAGGCTTTTAAAAGGCAAGACATTTATGACTTATCCAGTAATTAATATTCTTCATCCACGAACACAAGTTGTTTAATACGttcagaaaagtaaaaaaaggtagtataattataatatacaCTAGCTTATAAAGTCTGCTTTAATTACTTACTAAAAGACTCAATTAAGTACAATTTCTTTTCGGAGTGTGTTTAtcaagattttgaaaaaaatactatCGATCTTGGttgaaaaatcaaattatttaatttaaaacaaaattattttgaaaaagataagattttttttaatatgtcgTTGACATTTACCTTTTCATTAAAAACACTAAAGTGAGGAGAAAAACTGAAAGATTGACACCagaccttttaaaaaaaaaaaatttttaccAAAGGCCTTTGACACCAGATTTTTACAATATTTGATCGTTATTTTATCTATCtggtaaaaagagtaaaaatacAACTATAAGGTTgataatttagattttaatacCCTTGTGTGACTAACTAAAAAAGTTCGTAAAAAATGCAATGTACTATACTACCTTATATACAAAGTTACAGCTGGAtgataaactaatttatatgtgcTTTCTCTAGAAAAAAGGtattttaaaaaacacattaaaataagtaaaaaaacattagttttatgggtaagagaaagagagtgaaACGGAGATAAAAGCAGGAAGGAAGGGTGTGAGGGGGCGTAACAGAAAACGCGTTTCCTAAACGGGGTTTTTGAGCGACTGAAAGATTCTCCTTGTTtacttccttttatttttgtaacgGCCTCGTTTTCGCGAACAGTTACAGAGCAGCAGGGTTTGGTGATTTTCGTTGCGTTACTATTTTAGCTAGAGAGCAAGCAAGGAATCCAAAAGCTAGCTCGTGGCTTTTTCTCGACAATTAATAAATTCCCATTTAAAAGCCCAACACACCAGCAGTCTCCTCTTTAGAATGACTTCAAAGCCTCTTCGTTGATCGGTGAGAGAAGAAGAGGAGTGTTTAACAAAAGCTATTCAAAGCGCCTTTTGACTTTGCAGCGGAAAAAAAGAAGCTAGAGCTGATGACGATAGGTATGTTGATGGTATAGGCCGTGTTATAAGTTTTGTAAGTGGAAGTTGAGACATTAATATATTGGTGGGGGTGTAAAAAACAGGAGACGATATGTATGAAGAGCTGTGGAAGCTAAGCGCGGGACCTCTCGTTGATGTTCCTCAAGCTGAGGAAAGAGTTTATTACTTCCCTCAAGGTCACATGGAACAAGTAAAGCATATATATACTCcatctttctatttttgttatagatatggatttttatttctatttttggtggatgtttatttttatttttctttttgtttgattgttcAGCTGGAAGCGTCAACGCAACAAGACTTGAATACTATGAAGCCTCTTTTCGATCTTCCTCCTAAGATCCTTTGCAGAGTTATGAACGTTCGTCTCCAGGTttgtattctttttattttattttaaagaccATATTTAGCTAGAATTGTTCGATTTAACCTAGAGGGAACTAACCTGGTGATGACTGATTGATGAATAGACATCATTGATATTGATTGAACCTTACAAAGCTAGAAAAGTTCAGGATCTTGTTTTGactatatgattttttttttattttttttcttattttatcaTTTGTGTTGGTGTTGTTAGGCTGAGAAAGATACGGATGAGGTATATGCCCAGATTATGTTGATGCCTGAAGAAACAGTGAGTgaccatttcttttttttgttgatttcttTCAACTTCTCTCAAATCCAATGAGTGCTAGTCTCTAAACGTTTTGTCATAAACTATACACCAGCTTGATGAACCTACGAGTCCTGATCCTTCTCTCCCTGAGTCTCAAAGGCCAAAGTTTCACTCGTTCACCAAGGTTTTAACTGCATCTGATACAAGCACCCATGGTGGCTTCTCTGTTCTAAGGAAGCACGCCACCGAATGCCTCCCTCCCCTGGTAACTAGCTAGGACCACCATTTGTGCATTAGTTTACTACCAAAATGGCTTCACATTGGACTTACAATATGAAAATTTCATTTTGCTGTTGACATCCTTTAGGATATGACTCAGCAAACCCCAACCCAGGAGTTAGTAGCTGAAGATGTGCACGGTTATAAGTGGAAGTTCAAGCATATTTTTAGAGGTGATGAATCCATTGAGGCTCATGCCACAGTCTAGGTGTTGTAATTACtgatcttgttttttttaaccTAAACAGGACAACCACGGAGGCATCTTTTGACTACAGGGTGGAGCAACTTTGTCACCTCAAAGAAATTGGTTGCTGGAGACACCTTTGTCTTCctcaggtatatatatatacttacacactgctctgtttctttttgcttttccaagtgttaattttgtatttgaatTTTCCTAAACTATCCAGAGGTGAGAACGGAGAGTTGCGTGTTGGAGTTAGACGTGCTAATCGTCAACAGAGCAGTATGCCTTCATCAGTCATATCAAGTCACAGCATGCATCTCGGAGTTCTTGCTACTGCATGCCACGCTACTCAAACCAGAAGCATGTTCACCGTTTACTACAAACCAAGGTATAAAGTCACTAACATATTGGGAGGAGGAGTTTCTTCCACACTTTCTGCTTATTGATTCAGTCTcggtttgtgaaaaaaaaaaaacaggacaAGCCAATTCATCATTAGCTTGAACAAATATCTAGAAGCAATGAACAATAAGTTCTCGGTAGGGATGAGGTTTAAGATGAGGTTTGAGGGAGATGATTCCCCTGAAAGAAGATTTTCTGGCACCGTTGTTGGTGTTCAAGACTGCTCCCCTCACTGGAAAGACTCAAAATGGCGATCCTTgcaagtaaaaataaaaaccactTCCCTTCTTTTATTAGAATGTTAAactgaaaatgttaaaaaaaaaaaaaaaactcaaatcagTCTGGTACATGATTGTGTAAAGGTTAATTGGGATGAGCCTGCATCGTTTACAAGACCGGTTAAGGTTTCACCATGGGAGATGGAGCCATTTGTGACTTCAGAAAACGTTCCCCAATCAGTTAACAAAAGACCTCGTCACGTTAATGAAGTATCTGCACTTCTTGGTAAAGGCACACAATCTAATGTTTATAGCTTTCAACCTTTCCTAAGCTGCATATATCTCACTTTTAATGTGTGTTTTAGATGTAGGCGTAACAACTTCAAACCTTTGGAGCTCTGCATTAACACAATCATGCATCACCTCACAAAGGAATCCTCCTCAGTATTCTGATTGGCCAGTTAGCCCTTACTCAACACTCAACGGCCAAATGGTTTTCCAAGTGGACCAGAAGAAACATGAGACCACTGGCTGTAGATTATTTGGGATTGATCTGATGAGTCCCTCTCTGCCTGCTTCCGAGGAGAAAACTGCACTCATGCGACCAATAAACGTAAACAAACCGGACCTGGACAGCAACACAGACCCAAAGTCTGAGATTTCGAAACTATCAGAGGAGAAAAAGCAGGAGCCTGCGCAGGCATCACCGAAAGAGGTTCAAAGCAAGCAGATCAGTTCGTCAAGAAGCCGTACCAAGGTATGTATGTAACGAAACACTTGTTATGCACCATAGACGAATACATaatcttgatatatatatatatatatatatataaatgaaacacAGGTGCAGATGCAAGGCGTACCAGTGGGCAGGGCTGTGGATTTAACGTTGCTAAATGGGTACGTTGAGCTTATAGACGACCTTGAGAAGCTGTTTGACATAGAAGGAGAACTCAAGAGTCGTAATCAATGGGAAATAGTGTTCACTGACGATGAGGGAGATATGATGCTTCTCGGTGATGACCCATGGCCGTAAGTGACACACTCTTATtcaatagaaagaaaaaaaaagaaactcattTCTGTTGATGAGGAAATCAaaatggctttttttttttgttgtggaTGCAGTGAGTTCTGTAACATGGTGAAGAGAATATTTATATGGTCaaaagaagaagtgaagaaaATGACGCCAGGGAACCAACTCCGGATACTGTTAACGGAAGTTGACACGACAGTCTCCAAAACAGAGAACTATTCCAACTAATTTCTTGACACTCTCTGTGTCTCAATTCTTATCAGGTTTGTCTTTGTTCTGTGTCTGTGTTTTATCGCGAGGTAGgcttaaaacagaaaaaaaacacGTCTTGTCACAACAAAAGTAAAGGCTTACAAAAGGGTGTTCATGggtttctttctatttttcaaGGTAGGCTTCTCTGTaaggttttattatttttccttaTTAGAAACTTGTGTGTGTAAGAGATACGAGGATGTAACAAACAGAGAAGTAGAAAATAAGATTGTGAATAACTGGGGATGTTTGGATTATATAAGAGGGATATAATCCCCATGGCTTGTGTAAGCCTTTGTGTTCCCTTTGTTTCTTTTAGTTCTTTTTTGTCTTTGTTATTTTTCATGCAAGTATCAATGTAATATTATGTTGTCAGAAACAGAATTTCAAGCACGTTTTCTCCTTTATCACCtcagttttttttaagttttgttttgtttttctttatttttctctcttatTTGAAACTTGTGGTGTAAGATACAAAGGTGTAACaaagggaaaagagaaaatgaaactGGACATGGAAGCAGCAGTAAATACATAGTACTAACTACTAACAAGTTACATAGCATAGTTTTAACAAGTTACTTATTTGAATAAAAAACTATTGCTGAAAAGGTTTCAGGTTATCTCtaagtatactatatatatatatatatattatacacattTACATACAATTTTTTGCAAGCATAGTGTTTGTCCataatcaatattaatttttctgtGGTGGCCACCGGGGTTAGCGTTAAATCACAAGAATACATGAATTGTTGTTGGTTTCGTGAGATTAGTCTTGGAGAAGCATGAGAcccacggttatcaaaaaaaaaattaattttcctaGCTAGAAGTTAAAAAAAGTTAGCATACGCGTCACATGAATTGTGAAGGCAGCACTGAACTATGACATTTTCTCATCCTTTTCAAGATAGAGAATTTTAACTCGTCTTCTCCATTGAAAATGTCAATATAAGATGCATACTATAGTATTTATCCTAGGACGCTCGCCTATTATCAAgtactatatatatagtattttctCCAAAGGCATTTGTTTTCACCATAGTTATAGATGAAACCTCAGAAAAAACACTCGGCAGCCCTCCACACGTGTCATCCGTGCCGGCGGACTATTCCGTACAGAATATACGCCGTAATTCACACGTGTGGTATCATATCCCTCATGTACCACCATGCACACTCACTTGCCACAACAGACACAACACTAACAACATCTCTTCTTCTCATCTCTGACGTCGTTCTCGCCTTCATGTGGGCCACCACAACGTGCCTCCGGTTCAACCCGGTTCACCGGACCGAGTACCCTAAGAGATATGCAACTAAACCGAAGGAAGACTTTCCAAAGCTGGACGTGTTTATATGCACGGCTGATCCAT contains these protein-coding regions:
- the LOC108841678 gene encoding auxin response factor 9, whose translation is MTIGDDMYEELWKLSAGPLVDVPQAEERVYYFPQGHMEQLEASTQQDLNTMKPLFDLPPKILCRVMNVRLQAEKDTDEVYAQIMLMPEETLDEPTSPDPSLPESQRPKFHSFTKVLTASDTSTHGGFSVLRKHATECLPPLDMTQQTPTQELVAEDVHGYKWKFKHIFRGQPRRHLLTTGWSNFVTSKKLVAGDTFVFLRGENGELRVGVRRANRQQSSMPSSVISSHSMHLGVLATACHATQTRSMFTVYYKPRTSQFIISLNKYLEAMNNKFSVGMRFKMRFEGDDSPERRFSGTVVGVQDCSPHWKDSKWRSLQVNWDEPASFTRPVKVSPWEMEPFVTSENVPQSVNKRPRHVNEVSALLDVGVTTSNLWSSALTQSCITSQRNPPQYSDWPVSPYSTLNGQMVFQVDQKKHETTGCRLFGIDLMSPSLPASEEKTALMRPINVNKPDLDSNTDPKSEISKLSEEKKQEPAQASPKEVQSKQISSSRSRTKVQMQGVPVGRAVDLTLLNGYVELIDDLEKLFDIEGELKSRNQWEIVFTDDEGDMMLLGDDPWPEFCNMVKRIFIWSKEEVKKMTPGNQLRILLTEVDTTVSKTENYSN